In one window of Cupriavidus necator N-1 DNA:
- the mdtN gene encoding multidrug transporter subunit MdtN, whose translation MKMAGLRKSPLRGKLIALVIVLLAALLSFYAYHRTLRFPASDDASLDADLVHVASPVGGRIARIHVAENQLVAKGDVLFEIDPVPYQLAVAQARADLELAQATLGTRRRTIATEQATAAVASDQIARAEQNYALTARTVERLRPLAADGYVPRQQLDQAQVAQRDAAVTLKQANVQRAATAQAVGDEAGAIATVHAREAALAIARRALDDTVVRAPHAGRVSGLTVLSGEVVLPNQSLFLLVHTGEWFAVANFRETYLADIHVGDCATVYSMIDRRQAIRGKVEGIGVGITDTDRVNLPRSLPYVQPSVNWVRVAKRFPVRIKLADPPEALARVGASATVEIRHGAACS comes from the coding sequence ATGAAAATGGCCGGCCTCCGCAAAAGCCCGCTGCGCGGCAAACTGATCGCCCTGGTCATCGTCCTGCTGGCCGCCCTGCTGTCCTTCTACGCCTACCATCGCACGCTTCGCTTCCCGGCATCGGACGATGCCTCGCTCGATGCCGACCTGGTCCACGTTGCGTCGCCGGTAGGCGGCCGGATTGCACGCATCCATGTGGCGGAGAACCAGCTGGTGGCCAAGGGCGATGTCCTGTTCGAGATCGATCCGGTGCCGTATCAGCTGGCCGTGGCCCAGGCCCGTGCCGACCTGGAGCTGGCGCAGGCAACCCTTGGCACGCGGCGGCGCACGATTGCCACCGAGCAGGCCACGGCGGCGGTGGCGTCAGACCAGATCGCACGGGCCGAGCAGAACTACGCGCTCACGGCGCGCACGGTGGAACGGTTGCGCCCGCTGGCTGCGGACGGCTACGTGCCCAGGCAGCAGCTGGACCAGGCGCAGGTGGCGCAGCGCGACGCCGCGGTGACTTTGAAGCAGGCCAACGTGCAGCGCGCCGCCACGGCACAGGCGGTCGGTGATGAAGCCGGCGCCATCGCCACCGTGCATGCGCGCGAGGCGGCACTGGCGATTGCGCGGCGTGCGCTTGACGACACCGTGGTGCGCGCCCCGCATGCCGGCCGCGTGAGCGGGCTGACGGTGCTGTCCGGCGAGGTCGTGCTCCCCAACCAGTCGCTGTTCCTGCTGGTGCATACCGGGGAATGGTTCGCGGTGGCGAACTTCCGCGAGACTTACCTGGCTGATATCCATGTCGGCGACTGTGCCACGGTCTATTCGATGATCGACCGGCGCCAGGCCATCCGCGGGAAGGTGGAAGGCATCGGTGTCGGCATCACCGATACCGACCGCGTGAACCTGCCGCGCTCCCTGCCCTATGTCCAGCCGTCCGTGAACTGGGTACGCGTGGCCAAACGCTTCCCGGTGCGCATCAAGCTGGCAGATCCGCCGGAAGCGCTGGCCAGGGTGGGCGCGAGCGCAACCGTCGAGATCCGGCATGGCGCAGCCTGCAGCTGA
- a CDS encoding DASS family sodium-coupled anion symporter produces the protein MDVSPAKAPPPASSPAAKPAAPAGHLKDLWRFLVPVGIGIVLWFLPAPAGLEVKAWHMFAVFVATIAGIMTAPLPMAAVAIIGATAGVLAGVVSFADVTKSTGTDLVWLVMLAFFISRGVIKTGLGRRIALLFMRLLGKRTVGLGYGLALTELMISPAMPSITARAGGVMLPITKAIAEVLGSHADDPDSRGKVGSYLILCAFHANIITAGMFITAMAGNPLAVKLAADQGVSISWLDWAVAASVPGLVCLAIIPVAMLWIVQPQIRQTPDATALAQRELVALGPISAKEIIMAAIFLGLLVLWIFGEDLAIGATLAAALGVSLLFITGVLTWDDALNEKSAWDTMIWIGLLIMLASKLNEYGMVSWFGKEFGAHLEGFHRLAVYMLVAAIYCYIHYFFASATAHISALFPLSMALMVAAGIPPFTAAVALGVLSNVNGCLTQYGIGSGPVMFGAGYVTQGEWWKAGFLMSLIYMFVWLVIGPLWWQFLGHV, from the coding sequence ATGGATGTATCGCCCGCCAAGGCTCCACCGCCTGCAAGCTCCCCGGCCGCGAAACCAGCGGCCCCCGCTGGGCATCTCAAAGATCTCTGGAGATTTCTAGTCCCGGTGGGAATCGGCATCGTCCTCTGGTTTCTGCCGGCGCCGGCCGGCCTGGAGGTGAAGGCGTGGCACATGTTCGCGGTATTTGTCGCCACCATCGCCGGCATCATGACCGCCCCCCTGCCCATGGCCGCCGTCGCCATTATCGGCGCCACGGCAGGCGTGCTTGCTGGTGTCGTGTCCTTTGCCGACGTCACCAAATCCACGGGCACCGACCTGGTCTGGCTGGTGATGCTCGCCTTCTTCATTTCCCGAGGCGTCATCAAGACCGGGCTGGGGCGCCGCATTGCCCTGCTGTTCATGCGCCTGCTGGGCAAGCGAACCGTGGGACTTGGTTATGGGCTGGCCCTGACCGAACTCATGATCTCGCCCGCCATGCCAAGCATCACCGCCCGCGCCGGCGGGGTGATGCTGCCGATTACCAAGGCGATAGCGGAAGTCCTCGGCAGCCATGCCGATGACCCGGATTCCCGCGGCAAGGTGGGAAGCTATCTGATCCTCTGCGCCTTCCACGCGAACATCATTACCGCAGGCATGTTCATCACGGCGATGGCTGGCAATCCCCTTGCGGTCAAGCTGGCCGCGGACCAGGGCGTCTCGATCAGCTGGCTCGACTGGGCGGTGGCCGCATCGGTTCCCGGCCTGGTGTGCCTGGCCATCATTCCGGTCGCCATGCTGTGGATTGTCCAGCCGCAGATCCGCCAGACACCCGATGCAACGGCCCTGGCCCAACGGGAACTCGTCGCCCTAGGCCCCATCTCCGCCAAGGAAATCATCATGGCGGCAATTTTCCTTGGCTTGCTGGTGCTCTGGATTTTCGGTGAGGACCTGGCCATCGGCGCAACGCTGGCGGCGGCTCTCGGCGTCTCGCTGCTGTTCATCACCGGCGTGCTGACCTGGGACGATGCCCTGAACGAGAAGTCCGCCTGGGACACCATGATCTGGATCGGTCTGCTGATCATGCTGGCCTCCAAGCTCAATGAGTACGGCATGGTCTCCTGGTTCGGCAAGGAGTTCGGGGCGCACCTCGAGGGCTTCCACAGGCTGGCCGTCTATATGCTGGTGGCGGCGATCTATTGCTACATTCACTACTTCTTCGCCAGCGCCACGGCACATATCAGCGCGCTCTTCCCCCTGTCCATGGCGCTGATGGTCGCGGCCGGCATCCCGCCTTTCACCGCGGCGGTCGCCCTGGGCGTCCTGAGCAATGTCAACGGTTGCCTGACCCAATATGGCATCGGCTCCGGACCGGTCATGTTCGGCGCGGGCTACGTCACCCAGGGGGAATGGTGGAAGGCTGGCTTTCTGATGAGCCTTATCTACATGTTCGTCTGGCTGGTGATCGGCCCGCTTTGGTGGCAGTTCCTCGGGCACGTCTGA
- a CDS encoding sensor histidine kinase yields MFIIPRNLRLRLFVYTGFVALAYFASARLGLAYAVVGGAVSLVWPSSGIALVALLVMGFAAAPGIAIGSFLANMSVGVPLPMAALIGFGATAAALTATLLLTRVARFQITLDRIRDVLAFVILAAAVSTAVSALIGATALFEAGRVSASEYGKAVLEWWLGDMMGVLVVAPPLLSLLASPGPVHSAKQAVEACGLAVAILWASYLIFGAPELAGHGYYPSALAILPFIIWAALRFDHLGTTFATLMVSIVAIWGTTNGTGPFAAESPVDSLVRWCAFANVVAVTGLLLVAAHAQEKRVHRLLQASHIELERRVQERTRDLERANHELKQEMARRRLLEAELIRIGDQQQRLIGRELHDGLGQHLTSLGFYCATLNQTLQKYGHPAAADAATIVGLVNQASLMTRKIAHGLDPVAMESGGLAVALQGLAQTTCALDGIDCTLRIGSDVDLLDPPMQINLYRAAQEAVNNALKYSQGHHIGIDLEREGGMQRLSISDDGVGVDPEKMERASGLGLHNLRHRASLLGGSCTITRNALGGTTVAISYPIPESPGHATAVI; encoded by the coding sequence ATGTTTATTATCCCGCGCAATTTAAGGCTCAGACTTTTCGTCTATACCGGATTTGTCGCTTTGGCGTATTTCGCAAGTGCAAGGCTGGGACTGGCTTATGCAGTAGTGGGCGGTGCAGTGTCTCTGGTGTGGCCTTCCAGCGGCATCGCCCTCGTTGCGCTCCTTGTCATGGGCTTCGCAGCCGCCCCCGGAATTGCCATTGGCTCCTTTCTTGCCAATATGTCGGTCGGCGTGCCACTGCCAATGGCGGCGCTGATTGGCTTCGGCGCGACGGCTGCAGCCCTGACGGCCACGTTGTTGTTGACGCGCGTGGCCCGATTCCAGATCACCCTCGACCGCATCAGGGACGTGTTGGCCTTCGTCATCCTGGCTGCGGCGGTCAGCACGGCAGTGAGTGCCCTGATTGGCGCGACCGCCCTCTTTGAAGCGGGCCGGGTGTCGGCTTCCGAGTACGGCAAAGCAGTCCTGGAATGGTGGCTCGGTGACATGATGGGGGTGCTGGTGGTGGCGCCGCCCCTGCTCAGCTTGCTTGCGAGTCCTGGCCCTGTGCACTCCGCAAAGCAGGCCGTGGAAGCGTGCGGACTGGCGGTTGCCATCCTCTGGGCAAGTTACCTCATCTTCGGCGCTCCCGAACTTGCCGGGCACGGCTACTATCCTTCAGCCCTGGCGATTCTTCCGTTCATTATCTGGGCGGCTCTGCGCTTCGATCATCTGGGCACCACCTTCGCAACTCTGATGGTCTCGATCGTGGCCATCTGGGGCACCACGAACGGCACCGGTCCCTTTGCCGCCGAGTCTCCAGTGGATAGCCTTGTGAGATGGTGCGCCTTCGCGAACGTCGTGGCAGTAACCGGGCTGCTGCTGGTGGCGGCACATGCCCAGGAGAAGCGCGTTCATCGCCTGCTGCAGGCATCCCACATCGAACTGGAGCGGCGCGTGCAGGAGCGAACCCGGGACCTGGAGCGGGCAAACCATGAGCTGAAGCAGGAGATGGCGCGTCGTCGTCTGCTGGAAGCGGAACTGATCCGGATCGGCGATCAGCAGCAGAGGCTCATCGGCCGGGAACTGCATGACGGCCTCGGGCAGCACCTCACCAGCCTGGGCTTCTACTGCGCCACCTTGAATCAAACACTGCAGAAGTATGGCCACCCGGCTGCCGCGGACGCGGCTACCATCGTCGGACTGGTGAATCAGGCGTCCTTGATGACTCGCAAGATTGCCCATGGCCTGGACCCGGTCGCCATGGAATCGGGTGGCCTTGCGGTCGCACTGCAAGGCCTGGCGCAGACGACCTGCGCACTGGACGGCATAGACTGCACGCTGCGCATCGGGTCAGACGTGGACTTGCTGGATCCGCCGATGCAGATCAACCTTTACCGTGCAGCACAGGAAGCCGTGAATAATGCGCTGAAATATAGCCAGGGACACCACATCGGGATCGACCTCGAGCGCGAAGGCGGAATGCAGCGCCTTTCCATCAGTGACGATGGGGTGGGGGTCGACCCGGAAAAAATGGAGCGTGCTTCGGGGCTGGGTCTTCACAACCTGCGTCACCGGGCAAGCCTCCTGGGCGGCTCCTGCACGATCACCCGCAATGCTCTGGGTGGCACCACGGTTGCCATCAGCTATCCGATACCAGAGAGTCCGGGCCATGCAACAGCAGTCATCTAG
- a CDS encoding lactate/malate family dehydrogenase, protein MHQPKIVVVGAGLVGGSAALFAAVAIPSAEVVIIDVARIRAEGQALDLAHSAAFWGNNRFYAGDYENARDADVVVITAGVGVKPGQTRLDLAKTNAGIAAEIVDRIAPLAPDAIYVIATNPCDVLAGVVFDRLRCARERVISTGTSLDTGRLRSLLSERLGVVAPGIHAYVVGEHGESAVIAWSGATVCGMPLETFLSRTGKELGPASRDLILRSVHEAAKLIKEGKGATHYGIASAIGRICQAIVHNADLILTVGIVHPEVEGVPEVCVSLPMVVNGGGAQLLAYPELNPTERESLRRSARIVKEATDSVLLDR, encoded by the coding sequence ATGCATCAACCCAAGATTGTCGTGGTCGGCGCAGGACTGGTTGGCGGCTCGGCGGCCCTGTTTGCGGCCGTGGCCATCCCGAGCGCGGAGGTGGTCATCATCGATGTTGCCCGAATCCGGGCCGAAGGGCAGGCGCTGGACCTCGCCCACTCCGCCGCATTCTGGGGAAACAATCGTTTCTATGCGGGCGACTACGAGAACGCTCGCGACGCGGACGTCGTCGTCATCACTGCCGGCGTCGGCGTGAAGCCGGGGCAGACTCGCCTGGACCTGGCCAAGACCAATGCGGGCATCGCGGCGGAAATCGTGGATCGCATTGCGCCCCTGGCGCCGGATGCCATCTACGTCATCGCGACCAACCCCTGCGATGTGTTGGCTGGCGTCGTTTTTGACCGCCTGCGCTGCGCGCGGGAGCGCGTCATCAGCACAGGCACCTCTCTCGACACAGGACGGCTGCGATCGCTTCTGTCCGAGCGGCTGGGCGTCGTGGCGCCGGGGATTCACGCCTACGTTGTCGGCGAACACGGCGAATCCGCGGTCATCGCATGGTCGGGTGCAACGGTCTGCGGCATGCCCCTCGAAACCTTCCTGTCCAGGACCGGCAAGGAGCTGGGGCCAGCCAGCCGCGATCTGATCCTGCGCTCCGTGCACGAGGCGGCCAAGCTCATCAAGGAAGGCAAGGGCGCCACCCACTATGGCATCGCCAGTGCGATCGGGCGAATCTGCCAGGCCATCGTGCATAACGCCGACCTGATTCTCACGGTTGGCATCGTACATCCCGAAGTCGAAGGCGTGCCAGAGGTGTGCGTGTCGCTGCCGATGGTGGTCAATGGCGGCGGAGCGCAGTTGCTGGCTTACCCGGAACTCAACCCCACCGAGCGCGAGAGCCTGCGGCGCAGCGCGCGCATCGTCAAGGAGGCGACCGACAGCGTGCTGCTGGACCGGTAG
- a CDS encoding HD domain-containing phosphohydrolase, with product MRLPRALPLHQYLWVLFGSLVFLVGALSCGINYLMTKAALEAATADTTRRISQQMLDEVDELLAPAQIAVKLVSHSSLAEARTLQARMARLGLVRDALENAPALQSLYIGYADGAFFYVRSLRQDSDRAIFKAPATAAYAVRSVERSGTAPTGQTSFFDADLAHLSTVDDTDFARRFDPRARAWYQAAMASEALVRTDPYLFFSDREAGSTFASRTPERRAVVGGDFRLDFLGQMLARKKATASTMLALLDSRGKVLGIDSRLPESSTAPDVAQADLHAAAGAYGIPILTALASAMSSSGGAPRRETLSVDGVTWYTTTDPIPAPKGKPLFLLSAVPEDELLADARYQAWIGIAVTVGIVLLCMPLLWLVSRRIARPLDVLSEGLEGIHHFDFHHPLSVQTQIREVNALSSATEQMRQTIRRFLIIVQAIAAEGRLEQLLPVLLKKTLNEAEGKAGIFYLADGDDLAVVAAQDCYGNDMAPGLSRLSLGQALPLIRTAASEGSPQSGCLTKDELQSAALGALSLGEVNHAVAMPLVNRQHELQGLILVLRETPMEAAQLAFVSTLASLYAGAIEVRELTNAQRELFNAFIRLLADAIDAKSPHTGGHCSRVPELARMLAQAACDAREGPFQSFSMSEAQWEALHVAAWLHDCGKVTTPEYIIDKATKLETLYDRLHEVRMRFEVLKREAEIRCLRGIAAGEDAADAISRRDTTLQELDDDFAFVAECNQGGESMDAGRKERLRRIAARTWTRTLDDRIGLSPDERARKAGIPAAALPAQEPLLADKPEHLVPRSVHDTIAAGNPWGFKRNTPAYLYHRGELHNLMVGRGTLCEEERFKIEDHIVQTQIMLSRLPFPKHLRQVPEIAGSHHEKMDGTGYPRQLRQEDMSPLARMLAVADIFEALTAADRPYKKAKTLSESVHIMSVAAAQHHIDPELFQLFLASGVYMQYAQRFMHADQIDEVDIARYGVRSTTRGSAET from the coding sequence ATGCGATTGCCAAGAGCTCTTCCGCTGCATCAGTACCTGTGGGTGCTGTTTGGTTCGCTGGTCTTTCTTGTCGGCGCCTTGTCGTGCGGCATCAACTACCTGATGACGAAGGCAGCGTTGGAGGCTGCCACTGCCGACACTACACGCAGGATCAGCCAGCAGATGCTTGATGAGGTCGACGAGTTGCTGGCGCCCGCGCAAATCGCCGTCAAGCTGGTCAGCCATAGCTCTCTTGCGGAGGCCCGGACCCTTCAGGCCCGCATGGCGCGACTCGGCCTGGTGCGCGATGCACTGGAGAACGCACCTGCGCTGCAGTCGCTCTACATAGGCTATGCGGACGGCGCGTTTTTCTATGTTCGATCCTTGCGCCAGGACTCGGACCGGGCCATTTTCAAGGCGCCAGCCACGGCCGCCTATGCCGTTCGCAGTGTCGAACGCAGCGGTACGGCGCCCACCGGGCAGACCAGTTTCTTTGATGCCGATCTGGCTCACCTCTCGACAGTTGACGACACGGACTTTGCGCGCCGGTTCGACCCCAGGGCTCGCGCATGGTACCAGGCCGCCATGGCTTCTGAGGCGCTGGTGCGAACGGATCCGTACCTCTTTTTTTCGGACCGGGAAGCCGGCAGCACCTTTGCCTCACGTACACCCGAGCGCAGGGCCGTAGTGGGGGGCGATTTCCGGCTGGACTTCCTTGGGCAGATGCTGGCAAGGAAGAAGGCCACTGCGAGCACGATGCTGGCGCTGCTTGATAGCCGTGGCAAAGTGCTGGGCATAGACAGCAGGCTGCCCGAATCTTCAACGGCGCCCGACGTCGCCCAGGCCGATCTTCACGCGGCTGCGGGCGCGTATGGCATTCCGATACTCACCGCGCTGGCATCGGCCATGTCATCCAGCGGGGGCGCCCCCAGGCGCGAGACGTTGTCCGTGGACGGGGTAACCTGGTACACGACGACAGACCCGATTCCCGCTCCGAAAGGCAAGCCGCTTTTCCTGTTGTCTGCCGTACCTGAGGACGAACTGCTGGCGGATGCAAGATACCAGGCGTGGATAGGAATAGCCGTCACGGTTGGCATCGTCCTGCTTTGCATGCCATTGCTCTGGCTGGTGTCGCGCCGCATTGCCAGGCCGTTGGACGTCTTGTCAGAAGGGCTGGAAGGGATTCACCATTTCGACTTTCATCATCCATTGTCGGTACAGACCCAAATCAGGGAGGTCAATGCGCTCAGCAGCGCCACCGAACAAATGAGACAGACCATCAGGCGCTTTCTCATCATCGTGCAGGCCATCGCTGCCGAAGGGCGCCTCGAGCAGCTATTGCCTGTACTGCTGAAAAAGACGCTGAACGAGGCTGAAGGAAAGGCCGGTATCTTCTATCTGGCTGATGGCGATGATCTCGCAGTGGTTGCCGCGCAGGATTGCTACGGCAATGACATGGCACCGGGTCTGTCGCGGCTATCGCTTGGCCAGGCCTTGCCGCTGATCCGCACCGCTGCCAGTGAAGGCAGCCCGCAAAGCGGCTGCCTGACGAAGGACGAACTCCAGTCCGCTGCATTGGGGGCGTTGTCCCTGGGCGAAGTGAATCACGCCGTCGCGATGCCGCTGGTCAATCGGCAACACGAGCTTCAGGGACTCATCCTCGTGCTGCGCGAGACGCCGATGGAAGCCGCCCAGCTTGCCTTCGTGAGCACATTGGCCAGTCTCTACGCCGGGGCGATTGAGGTTCGGGAGCTCACCAATGCCCAGCGCGAGCTGTTCAACGCGTTCATCCGCTTGCTGGCGGATGCGATTGATGCAAAAAGCCCGCACACCGGTGGCCATTGCTCCCGGGTGCCAGAGCTGGCCAGGATGCTGGCTCAGGCGGCATGCGATGCCAGGGAAGGTCCCTTTCAGTCGTTTTCCATGAGCGAGGCGCAGTGGGAAGCCTTGCACGTTGCAGCATGGCTGCATGATTGTGGAAAGGTGACGACCCCCGAGTACATCATCGACAAGGCAACGAAGCTGGAAACGCTGTACGACAGGCTCCACGAGGTGCGCATGCGCTTTGAAGTCCTGAAGCGCGAAGCCGAGATCCGCTGCCTGCGCGGTATCGCCGCGGGGGAGGACGCCGCTGACGCCATCTCGAGGCGAGACACGACGCTGCAGGAACTGGATGACGACTTCGCCTTCGTCGCCGAATGCAACCAGGGTGGTGAATCCATGGATGCAGGCCGCAAAGAACGGCTGCGCCGGATTGCCGCACGCACCTGGACCCGAACGCTGGACGACCGCATCGGCCTGTCCCCGGACGAGCGCGCGCGCAAAGCCGGCATACCCGCTGCGGCACTGCCCGCGCAAGAGCCGCTGTTGGCGGACAAACCGGAACACCTGGTGCCGCGGAGCGTGCACGATACGATTGCCGCTGGCAATCCGTGGGGATTCAAGCGGAACACGCCAGCCTATCTGTACCACCGGGGCGAACTGCACAACCTGATGGTGGGACGGGGTACGCTCTGCGAAGAAGAGCGCTTCAAGATCGAAGACCACATCGTCCAGACGCAGATCATGCTGTCGCGTTTGCCGTTCCCCAAGCATTTGCGCCAGGTGCCGGAGATTGCCGGCAGCCATCACGAGAAGATGGATGGAACCGGATACCCGCGCCAGCTGCGTCAAGAGGATATGAGTCCGCTCGCCAGAATGCTGGCGGTCGCGGATATCTTTGAAGCGCTGACTGCGGCGGATCGACCGTACAAGAAAGCCAAGACGCTGTCCGAGTCGGTCCATATCATGTCAGTGGCCGCGGCACAGCACCATATCGATCCCGAACTGTTCCAGCTGTTCCTGGCATCCGGTGTCTATATGCAGTATGCGCAACGGTTCATGCACGCTGACCAGATCGACGAGGTTGACATTGCACGATACGGTGTGCGAAGCACGACGCGCGGGAGCGCTGAAACATGA
- a CDS encoding FUSC family protein: MAQPAADKLRLGLADIRALLAPLPGRAAAATRITVACTLTVLVTSIYGTPEAAISAYVIFFINRADRTSSVVMSVAALVLVSMIIGLVIWLADFSVDDPLRRVACMAVVSAAVLFLASASKLRPVGAIVAMIIGFGLDELGLVPSGEIATRALLYAWLMVAIPLGVNVVVNLVLGPAPRRLATDRLAHCLQLAAHSLQAPDGDPEALHEALRDGVQPVAGWLKLAKIEGSIDAQDLLALRQAASSTMAILLAADVARRQPGAQLPAAVAVPIATTLDDMARMLDAGGYPVEIGLSVPGIAGLSPVQEAVAAELVGAINRYAEPGDPAPQEQADQAHGGFLDADAFSNPAHVRYALKTTGAAMFCYLLYQQLNWPGIHTCFITCYLVSLGTAAETVEKLTLRLAGCLVGAVIGTAAIVYVVPSLTSVGGLMLLVFAGTWISAWVAQGSPRIAYAGFQVAFAFYLCVIQGSGPGFDLTIARDRVIGVVLGNLVVYLVFTRIWPVSIASRIEAALAALVTQWQQLTEARRPDARRSHAAAAMARHTEITQDLILANYEPASVSPGRDWIEDRRRRLAALDAIAGPLFLLAERFPGDPEIARRLHTPQATDAVAPTAQAANGTHDAQADKVRHALLTLVDRRLADSPAEAPAATSPTSIHAQT, from the coding sequence ATGGCGCAGCCTGCAGCTGACAAGTTGCGCCTGGGCCTGGCGGATATCCGGGCCCTGCTGGCGCCGCTCCCCGGCCGTGCGGCAGCTGCCACGCGCATCACGGTGGCCTGTACCCTGACGGTACTGGTGACCAGTATCTACGGCACCCCTGAGGCGGCCATCTCCGCTTATGTGATTTTCTTCATCAACCGGGCCGACCGTACCTCCAGCGTCGTCATGAGCGTGGCCGCGCTGGTGCTGGTCAGCATGATCATCGGCCTGGTGATATGGCTCGCCGATTTCAGCGTCGACGACCCGCTGCGCCGCGTGGCGTGCATGGCGGTGGTGTCGGCGGCAGTACTGTTCCTGGCCTCGGCCAGCAAGCTGCGGCCGGTCGGCGCCATCGTGGCGATGATCATCGGCTTTGGGCTCGACGAACTCGGGCTGGTGCCGTCTGGCGAAATCGCTACGCGTGCCCTGCTCTATGCCTGGCTGATGGTGGCGATTCCCCTCGGCGTCAATGTGGTGGTCAACCTGGTGCTGGGCCCGGCGCCGCGCCGGCTGGCGACCGACCGCCTGGCCCATTGCCTGCAGCTTGCTGCACACAGCCTGCAGGCTCCCGATGGTGACCCAGAGGCGCTGCACGAGGCCTTGCGCGATGGCGTCCAGCCTGTCGCAGGCTGGCTGAAGCTGGCGAAGATCGAAGGCAGCATCGACGCGCAGGATCTGCTGGCACTGCGGCAGGCCGCGTCGTCGACCATGGCGATTCTGCTGGCGGCAGATGTCGCACGCCGGCAGCCCGGGGCGCAACTGCCGGCAGCCGTTGCCGTGCCCATCGCCACTACGCTCGACGACATGGCGCGCATGCTCGATGCCGGCGGCTATCCGGTGGAAATCGGGCTGAGCGTGCCCGGTATTGCAGGGCTGTCGCCCGTGCAGGAAGCGGTTGCCGCGGAACTAGTCGGCGCCATCAACCGCTACGCAGAGCCAGGCGACCCCGCGCCGCAGGAGCAAGCCGACCAGGCACATGGCGGCTTCCTCGATGCCGACGCGTTCTCGAATCCGGCCCATGTCCGCTACGCCCTCAAGACCACCGGCGCGGCAATGTTCTGCTACTTGCTGTATCAGCAGCTGAACTGGCCCGGCATTCATACCTGCTTTATCACCTGCTACCTGGTGTCGCTTGGCACCGCGGCGGAAACCGTGGAAAAGCTGACGCTGCGGCTGGCCGGCTGCCTGGTCGGCGCGGTGATCGGCACGGCAGCCATTGTCTACGTGGTGCCATCACTCACCTCGGTGGGCGGGCTGATGCTGCTGGTGTTTGCCGGCACGTGGATATCGGCATGGGTGGCGCAGGGCTCGCCGCGCATTGCCTACGCAGGCTTCCAGGTGGCGTTTGCGTTCTACCTGTGCGTCATCCAGGGTTCCGGACCGGGCTTTGACCTGACCATTGCGCGCGACCGGGTGATTGGCGTGGTGCTGGGCAATCTGGTTGTGTACCTGGTCTTCACGCGGATCTGGCCAGTCAGTATTGCCAGCCGCATCGAGGCGGCACTGGCGGCACTGGTCACGCAATGGCAGCAACTGACCGAGGCGCGTCGGCCCGATGCCCGACGCAGCCATGCCGCGGCCGCCATGGCACGGCACACTGAGATCACGCAGGACCTGATCCTGGCCAACTATGAACCCGCATCGGTCAGCCCGGGGCGGGACTGGATCGAAGACAGGCGCCGGCGCCTGGCCGCGCTCGATGCGATTGCGGGCCCCCTGTTCCTACTCGCGGAGCGCTTTCCCGGCGACCCGGAAATTGCACGGCGATTGCACACGCCGCAGGCTACCGACGCTGTAGCGCCAACTGCGCAAGCTGCCAACGGCACCCACGATGCACAAGCCGACAAGGTCCGTCACGCCCTGCTGACCTTGGTCGACCGGCGCCTGGCGGATTCGCCCGCCGAGGCACCGGCTGCGACCTCTCCAACTTCCATTCATGCGCAAACCTGA